From a region of the Babylonia areolata isolate BAREFJ2019XMU chromosome 21, ASM4173473v1, whole genome shotgun sequence genome:
- the LOC143296723 gene encoding sphingosine-1-phosphate phosphatase 2-like, whose protein sequence is MSRLWRRIIALSDSQLTADFQRLCGIRSVKKYEQNGVDKSQTSVPSLNVNGFTEECHELQNLNGDSHPVQNGNARFQNGTTDSCQSPLKKVHGHKNGFVTHSEQNGGKTVYQQNGTACQCQHESLRPRVNGYIHNGDACKSGTHDTVETSKTSNQNSSYVIENKLLYYIFSFGASLGNEIFYILFFSIGLWAFDSYVSRKTSVVWCVIMYVGQAAKDLICWPRPASPPTVRLEGRYELEYGMPSTHAMVGVVIPFGLLYYTYGYYEYNLFLGTLVAVVWCVLVSFSRLYLGMHSVLDILVGIVCAFIMMAMTIPFVDMIDCLLIAHPWCFPVLNLVIIGLCLAYPELKVWSTARGDTTQVLAVFGGIYQGLWYTGQVTTPEMAAAAALSAHSGWAAVAAGFGRQLLGVVVLVFLLESLKKLVVFIMATLLGLDPKDPRSKQHLWVELPYKYVGYFTPAFFASYIMPRLFQYLGWHRRNYLLEILNYSHYFGL, encoded by the exons ATGTCACGTTTATGGCGGCGGATAATCGCTCTCAGCGATTCACAGCTAACAGCGGACTTTCAGAGGTTATGTGGGATAAGGTCAGTGAAAAAGTATGAACAGAATGGAGTGGATAAGTCCCAAACTAGCGTCCCTTCATTGAATGTGAATGGATTTACAGAAGAATGTCACGAGTTACAAAACCTGAATGGTGACTCCCATCCAGTTCAAAACGGGAACGCTCGCTTCCAAAATGGTACCACGGATTCGTGTCAGAGTCCACTGAAGAAGGTCCATGGACACAAAAATGGATTTGTAACCCACAGCGAACAGAACGGAGGAAAGACCGTTTACCAGCAGAACGGAACAGCGTGTCAATGCCAGCATGAGTCTCTGAGACCACGGGTCAATGGCTACATTCACAACGGAGATGCCTGTAAATCTGGTACACACGACACTGTCGAAACGTCCAAAACGTCGAACCAGAACTCTTCGTATGTCATTGAGAACAAATTATTGTATTACATCTTCTCTTTCGGTGCTAGCCTCGGCAATGAAATCTTTTACATTCTCTTCTTCAGTATAGGTCTCTGGGCATTTGACAGTTACGTTTCCAGGAAGACCTCTGTAGTATGGTGTGTCATTATGTACGTAGGCCAAGCTGCCAAGGATCTTATATGTTGGCCCCGACCAGCTTCACCCCCGACGGTACGTCTAGAGGGAAGATACGAGTTGGAATATGGCATGCCTTCCACTCATGCCATGGTTGGTGTGGTGATTCCATTTGGGTTGCTGTACTACACTTATGGATACTATGAG TACAACCTGTTTTTGGGCACACtggtggctgttgtgtggtgtgtactggTCAGCTTCAGCCGCCTCTACCTGGGCATGCACAGTGTTTTG gacaTCCTGGTGGGCATTGTGTGCGCGTTCATCATGATGGCGATGACCATTCCCTTTGTGGACATGATCGACTGCCTGCTGATTGCCCACCCTTGGTGCTTCCCAGTCTTGAACCTGGTGATCATCGGCCTGTGCCTGGCCTACCCTGAGCTGAAGGTGTGGTCGACAGCACGGGGCGACACCACCCAGGTGCTGGCAGTGTTTGGCGGCATCTACCAGGGGCTGTGGTACACGGGCCAGGTGACCACCCCAGagatggcggcggcggcggccctGTCAGCCCACTCGGGCTGGGCAGCCGTGGCGGCGGGCTTTGGGCGCCAGCTGCTGGgcgtggtggtgttagtgttccTGCTGGAGTCGCTGAAGAAGTTGGTGGTCTTCATCATGGCCACCTTGCTGGGCCTGGACCCCAAAGACCCACGCTCGAAGCAGCACCTGTGGGTGGAGCTACCCTACAAGTACGTGGGCTACTTCACCCCGGCCTTCTTTGCCAGCTACATCATGCCACGCCTCTTCCAGTACCTGGGCTGGCACCGCCGCAACTACCTCCTGGAGATCCTCAACTACTCGCACTACTTTGGTCTATAA